The proteins below are encoded in one region of Triticum aestivum cultivar Chinese Spring chromosome 1B, IWGSC CS RefSeq v2.1, whole genome shotgun sequence:
- the LOC123098478 gene encoding uncharacterized protein isoform X1, which produces MGVRIDVRSGSRMTRKASTLASSSCCSSLLSPFSLINAVLGHSELLPARAHKVLPLQILSIYHHHSSPISSKLASFLLRSVELPRVINSSDGGRIERDPRPQRAFASSPHRFRKEVKVSYEGEQADYSSVSRVSRSSWTVLPISWLTAT; this is translated from the exons ATGGGCGTTCGTATAGATGTGCGATCCGGGTCACGCATGACACGAAAAGCGTCCACGTTAGCCTCCTCCTCTTGTTGTAgctctctcctctcccctttctCCCTCATCAACGCCGTGTTGGGCCATTCCGAGCTGCTTCCAGCTAGAGCGCACAAAGTCCTCCCCCTCCAAATCCTCTCTATTTATCACCACCATTCCTCTCCGATCTCCTCCAAGCTTGCTTCATTCCTTCTGCGCTCCGTCGAGCTCCCACGGGTCATCAACTCCAGCGACGGCGGCCGGATCGAGCGCGATCCACGACCGCAACGCGCCTTCGCTTCATCACCACATAG GTTCAGGAAAGAGGTGAAGGTCAGCTATGAAGGGGAGCAGGCTGATTACTCTTCTGTTTCTCGGGTATCTCGCAGCAGCTGGACAGT GCTACCAATATCATGGTTGACCGCTACATGA
- the LOC123098478 gene encoding uncharacterized protein isoform X2, translating into MGVRIDVRSGSRMTRKASTLASSSCCSSLLSPFSLINAVLGHSELLPARAHKVLPLQILSIYHHHSSPISSKLASFLLRSVELPRVINSSDGGRIERDPRPQRAFASSPHRKEVKVSYEGEQADYSSVSRVSRSSWTVLPISWLTAT; encoded by the exons ATGGGCGTTCGTATAGATGTGCGATCCGGGTCACGCATGACACGAAAAGCGTCCACGTTAGCCTCCTCCTCTTGTTGTAgctctctcctctcccctttctCCCTCATCAACGCCGTGTTGGGCCATTCCGAGCTGCTTCCAGCTAGAGCGCACAAAGTCCTCCCCCTCCAAATCCTCTCTATTTATCACCACCATTCCTCTCCGATCTCCTCCAAGCTTGCTTCATTCCTTCTGCGCTCCGTCGAGCTCCCACGGGTCATCAACTCCAGCGACGGCGGCCGGATCGAGCGCGATCCACGACCGCAACGCGCCTTCGCTTCATCACCACATAG GAAAGAGGTGAAGGTCAGCTATGAAGGGGAGCAGGCTGATTACTCTTCTGTTTCTCGGGTATCTCGCAGCAGCTGGACAGT GCTACCAATATCATGGTTGACCGCTACATGA